AGGTATGTGTGATGAGGAcagtggaggggaggggccccTTTTGTCCTTGGAGGACAGCTGGTTGTGCCCTGTTTGGGGCAGCTGTGTGGGCCAAGGGGCAGGGATTTTTTCTGGATGAGGCCAGTGGGGCTAGAAGAGGCCCCATGTGGGGATGTGGTGTGGGCAGGCTCAGGGCAGCAGGGCCAGCAGAGATTGAGGGGCCGGAGGAGCCCTGTGACTCGGGGCCTTCCCTGGTGGTCTTTGGtggtggctggggaggggctggaggctagGTCACCAGCAGGAGGAGGCCACCAGAACCAGGCTGACCAAGGCGTGGAGCCACGGCACCAGCCAGGTGgtaagtggggagggaggaagggatggggccCCCGGGACTGGGGGCGACATGCAATGTGAGGGGTGCAGCCCCAGGCTCCACCTGGACAAAGCTGTTCTCTTGGGACCCACCCCCAAGTTTGAGGGGGGGTGTGTGCCCCTCTCTTAGGCCTTCTCCCCATCACCAGGTACAGAGGACAGCAGGAGGGAGGGAccctgcctgggctgggaggCATCGAACACACCTGGGGCTCTGGAAACCCCAGGAGAGGGAACGGCTGGTCTTCGTTGTGTGACAAGTTCCAAAAAcctcagtggcttaaagcaacagtgCTCATGCCCAGGGTTTGGGGGGTCAGGACCTGGGGCATCTCGGTGACACGGACTGGCCCGAGGTCTCGAGTGGGTGCAGCCATGGCGCAATGTTGTGGAGCTGTGTCCCCCACATTTACGTCTGCCCagagcctcagaatgtgacctcacaTGGAAGTGGGGTCTTGGCTGCTGTCATCAAGGTAAGGATTGAGATGGGATGACCCTGGCTTAGGGCGGGCCCTGAATCCAATGAcaggtgtctttataagaaaggagagagagatttgagacaGCGGGACACGGGGACACGCCACGTagtgacagaggcagagattcgGGTGACGCAGTTGCAAGCCCAGGAGTGCTAGGGGGACCAGCAGctgggagaagcaggaaggaccctcccctgaagcctctggagggagcatggctagtccacaccttgatcttggacctctgGCCAAGACGTGGAGAGaacaaattcctgttgttttgaGGCCCCCGTTTGGGGTCGTGTGTTCTGGCTGCCCTGGGACCTCGTGCAGGCTTCTTCTCTCCCAGCTGGTGCCCGGGCTAAAACGATGGGGCCCTGGACACCCTTCTCCTCCCTGTGCCTGTCCAGGTGGTGTCTGCACACAGGGGCCTCTGGGCGGTCGACTTCTCGCAAGTGGCTGCCTGGCCTGCCCGGATGAGTGTGTGTCTGCCGCTGGGCGGTTGGTCGAGGCAGTCAGTCGGCTGTGAGGCTTAGGGCCACACAGCGATGACCTCTGCCCATTGCAGCAGCTGTGGCTCTTGTGGTCACACCGGCCGCCTCCTGGGTGCCCCCTGCCTGCACCCCAGCAGGACCAGGGGAAGGACTGATGCGGCCCGTGCTGGCGCTGGAGGAtacccctcaccccctgccctcACTCATCGCCCGGGAGCCCCGTGTCTGCAGGAAGCCAGGCATGGAGAATGTTGGCCCTGCAGTGTCGGTTATTGCAAAACTGCCTTGAAGACAGACCGGCAGCTGTGGGGCAGGACTCATGGGCCGCCTGCCATCCCCTCCCCCGGCAAACCCCAGTCCCAGGCCCAGGTGTGGACTGTCCTCAGGGGGTCTGGGCAACATGCTGAGTGGGGTCCGGGGCAGGGGGCTCAGGCACTCCGGGGTTTCTGGGACCCAGCAAGTAGTGCTGTGCAGCTCCCCAAGGAAGCCGAGAGCCTGTGTCCATGGCCTCTGCCCCCGGCCCCTCATCCTGGTTTGCAGGCTTCAGGCACGCCAGCCCCCACAGTTCCTCATGGTGCCTGGGCTCCCGTCCCAgtgcctttgcactggctgcccctccctccctccacctgtgcTCCCCGCTGCCCCCAAACagctctccctgcttctctgtgCCCTCACCTTGCTCTCCTCCATGGCACACCAACACGCTCATGCATTtacttgttttgttgttttgtctgTCCCTCACTGCCCATCAGGGCCTTTTCAGTGGACACAGCACAAATGCTCACTAACTACTTGCTGATTATTCCAGAGTGGATGGCGAGAGGGCAGGGCGGGCCTCAGGGGGCAGCCAGCAGGGACGGTGGCTCAGAGAGGGGCTGCCCTGCCTGGGGCCACACAGACTGGACGGAAGCCTCAGGCCCTGCAGTGTCTCAGCCGGCCAAGGGTAGGCGGGGCTCCCTGTGAGCCTGAGGCGCAGGATCCCCGCAGAGGCCGTCGGGCGGGGGCGCTCCTGCCCAGGCCGCTGCCCCGGCTGGGAACCGGCGCTTTAATTAAAACCCGCCCCTCTGCCTGACCCCGCGCTGCCATCACATTCTCCACTTAATTGGGGCCCTTCAGAGCGGCTGAGGTTAATTAAAAAGCCAGCTGAGGCATCGCGGTGTCCTGGCACCTGCCACCAGTGCCCGCCCCTTGCCCGGCGCCCTACCTGGGCCCCGGGTCGCGCCCTGAGCTGGGCACCCTGGGCCAGCCTCCTGCTCTGGTCTGTCCCAGCAGGTGTGCATCCTGCAGAGGCCCCAGGGTCTGGCATGCTCACTGTCACCCCCAGGGGAGGGCACGGCCGGCCTGCTCTGGGTCCCAGGCTGTggtgggctggccctgccctctccagcccctAGCCTCCACCTGTGGGCGAAGCTGGGCACCCGAACCTGGGGAGCTGCTTCCTTAGGAGGGAGTCTTGAGCCTCTTCCTGACAGGCTGCCACCTCCCACCGCCCCGTAGCCCTGTAGGACTGTCTGTGAGGGGAGGCAGGGCCACTGGCTCCCCAGCTGCATTCAGGGGCTGGGTGCAGGCCCAGGAAGGGAggctggtgggcagggaggggcggAGGTCATGGAGGCCCACCAGGCGAGAAGCCAGGGGCGTTGGGGCCGTGAGCCCAACCTCCAAGGCCTCATGTCCATGGGCCTGGCTGCAGAGAGGGACgcaaggggcagagggagacaCAGGCACTTGGAGAAGGGCCAAGGCCCTGACAGAGTGGGCCTCATTCTGGCCTGTCTGTGGTATATCAGGGAAAGGGGGGCGCGGGGGCTGTGCTTGCCTGAGGGCGGGGAGAccagccactgggccaggccagtGCAGTCAGCGCCTCGCGTTGTTCTGTCCTGGAGAGAAACTGTCCCTCGTCAACTTAGCAAAAAACATCTGCAGCGAACAGTGACAGTGGGACGGACCTGAGCTGGAGGCTGCTGCCATGCTGGGGGCTGTTAGGTGGGGTGTCGGCTGGGCTGGGCCGGTGTGCAGGGGGATCCCCAGGGAGGCCCCTCGTTCTGCCCAGGGTCCAGGCCTGTCCTCATGCCCTGACCTGCCAGGCTGATCTCTGACCTCAGGATGGCACTTGTCCTCCCTGGATGCACCCTGTGCTTAGTGGCTCCCAGGGCAGGAGAGACCCAGCACAGGACTCGTCCTCAGTATGCTGCTCACTCTGAGAGCACACCCTCCAAGCTTCAGCTCCCCGGTGCGATGTGGCAGGCGGCCGCGCTGTGGTCTGAGCCCAGGGCGCCCTTCCTCACGCTCCCTTCTGGGGGCGCTGGTGTGGGAGCTGGAGCATAGCTCCTGGGGAGCACATGCACAGGGACCCCAGCGTGGCTTCAGGCCAGCTGATGCTGGCACCACAATCGCAGGTGCCCCCATCACTCCCGAATCTCTCCCCAGATGAGGGGCATCTCTCTGGAGGGCTCACTCCGACTGGCCTGCCTAAGTGCTGGGCTGGGGAGCATGGATCTGTCAGGAGCCAGTCAGGAGTAGGGAGACAGCTGGGCCCGAGTGGCCAGGCAgggcccctgcagcccctggggTGGGTCAGTCTAGGGGCTTGGCACTAGAGCCCtccgcacatgcacacacacacagctcctcCTCTGCAGCCCTGCTGCCCTGTGCAGGCCCCAGGGCATTGGTGGCCATTCCCAGGGCTCCTGGGCTCGTCTCTGCAGACAGCAGGCTGGTGGGCTGGCTGAACCAGGAGGCCCCATGAACTGTAGGCAGcggagggagctggggagcccGAGAGGCCGGGGAGCCACTCTGGCAGTCCTGCACGGCCTCCTGCCTCTCAGGCTGATGTCAGGCGAGGGGCAGACGGGTGGACATCCCCTTCTCCCACAGCCCTCCCATGGCTGTCTGCCTGAGCCTGGActccaccacccacccacctgcAGCACGGCCGGGGCCTCCCCCTTTCCTGCCTTCATGCTGCAGATGGccactggggtggggaggggtgcgGGGCAGAGGGTCCTGACGTTTGCTGCTGGGGCTGAGGGAGACCAAGGCCTGGGAGGTTGCAGGATCTGGGGTTGGATGCAGAGCACCGCTGGGTGCCAGAGGATGCAGGCAGCCTTTGGAGCTCCCTTTGGAGGGGGCTCTCTGCCACAGAAGCCTTGCCTCCTCCTAGAAGCCTTCCTGGATTAAATGCAATGACCCAGGTGTTGGCCACCTCCTACCACACGAGCACTCTGCCAGCAGGATTCTGGCCAGTGCCAGCCCACTGCTGGTGAGTGAGCTAGTCGGGCCCTGGCCTCGGACGGGGCTGCGCGAGCAGGGGCTGCAGGAGCAGGCCGGCCTGCTGCTCTGGGTTGGAGGAAGGCTCCCCCGGGGCCAGGTCTCCCTGCCAGCCCAGCGCCTCCCTCCCAGCGGCCGGGCGTGTTTGGGTGGACGAGTCCTGGTCCTTACACCATAAATACCAATTTGCGGGGCCCCGAGAGCCAAATGACTGTTTACCGTGCGCTCCAGAGActcaaataaaaaagaggagagaaggaccTGAGCGAGGAGCCAGCCCAGAGCTAAACATCAATTAGCACCTTCTGACTAGCTCCTGCCCCAGCTGCCAGGCAGGGGGTGGCAGTCCCAGGCTGGGGCCCTCCCCAGGACTTCCCCAGAGCCCTGGCAGCCCCCACTCCGGCCCTGGCATCGTCAGGGATGGACTCTCAGAGGCATAGGAGGCCTAAGGGGCCTGGTCCGAGGATGTTGGAGCCTTGGAAACTGCGCCCCACACTCAtctcctcctggaagccctctCAGGTGATCCAGAAAGTGGCCAAGCAGCCACCCACTCTTGGCGGCCAAGGTCACCTGGTGGGGCGAGGAGAGGAGTGGGTGGGAGTGTCCTCCCTTAGCTGCTCCCCTTCCCTCACTTTATGTAGCACAGGGCGGGAGGAAACAGGATGGCCTCACTTGCACGAGCTCATGCCAGGCGGAGGGGCCGCTTCCAGCAGGCCTCAGTTTACCGGCTGGTGCCTATGGACTGGAGGGCCGACAGCCCCTGCCaggcggggtgggagggaggccctctccttcccccagccttCAGTGTCACCCTGGGAGGCCACGCACCTTCCAGACCAAGTTTGAACTCTGGGTAGTACCTGGCTATGGGGCTGGAGGGCAGTGTTGGCAGGTCAGGCGCCCAGTTCTTGCTCGGGCCGGGAGGCCAAGGGGCTGCTAGAGAGGAGGCTGCTGACCTCCAGCCCGAGCCTCAGAGTGCCCTGATCTTGGGTGTCCTCCCAGAAGGTGTCATGAAGGGAAATGGGGTCCCAACAGGGCAATGGGCAGCAGGCAAGAGGGTTGGGCAGCTTCTGGAAAGTGGGGCCTGGGAGTGGAGGCCACAGTAGGGCGAGCCAAGGGAGTGGGGCCATGCAGGCCATCAGGAGAGACCCAAGGGCAGGGCCGTGTCCCACAGACCAGGCCCCGGGGCAGGACTGTGTCCCCAGACCAGAGCCCTGGGCAGGGCAAAGGCCAGGCCAATGGAGCCTTGAAGTCCACtgggcccaggccctgctgggggAGGAGCATCAGTACATGGGGCCCAGAGCCGGCTGGGCGTCGCTAgccctccctcctgggcctggagGCCTGGAGTGGTCCTGTACCTGCTGCCCTGGTGGTCCCAGCCCAGCACTGCGGGGCTCTGAGTCCCTGAAGGGAGGAAATCCAGGCCCCAGAGCCCAGAAAGTGGGATTCCgggggaggcagggccctggggcctggaggagggggccggCCACACCCCCTCCAGGACTTCAAAGCTGCTGCCCCAGGAGTGTGAGATTTGCAGGGGGCTGGGCGAGGGGGCCCTGGTGGGCGAGGCCCCGCCACCTCCGGGCCTTTAATATGGTTATTCCTCTCCTGTCTCAACTACCTGCGAACAGGCCCGCCAGGCCCACTTCCGCCCTCTTCCAGAGCCAGGGGACAGGCGGGGCTGTTAACGCCCCAGAGGCCGCCTCTGAGGCCGTGGGCTGCCTGGGCTCTGCCTTCCCCCTGAGTAGTGGTACAGGGGAGCTTGGGGGCCAGGCAGGCTCCAGAGGGGGCTCCTGATGGAACATCCCATGTCAGCAGAGGGCAGGAGCAGAGACACCCTGGGGAGACCCCTCATCCCACTTCCTCTTGCaggggagggaaactgaggcctggagaggggcagAGATTGCTCCTGGCCAGTGGGAACTTGAGGGTTTCACCTCCTCACTCATGCAGGCTCTTCCCAGGCCCCCGTCCATACACTGGGGCCTGTCCTGTGGCCCCACAGGCCCTCTTCAGTGAGGTtctgcccctctctgccctgGAGCTATGGTGTGAGGGTAGGGGGCCTGGCCCCAGGTCAGCACAGGCCTGGTACCTCACCTCCGGAGAGCTGGGACCTCTCCACTGTGGTCCTGCTCCTGGCCTGCAGGGGGCCTCAGGCCTGGCACCCAGAAGCTGGAGAAGGGTCCCTGATACGCTGTGTATTCCCAGGCCAGTGTCGGCCCCTCTCTGGGACCTGGTGGGACAGAGCCTGGATACTGGGGGTTTGCAGTCCTGTGACTCAGAGGTGTGGGGGCCAGACAGGCATAACCTACCTCTGTGTCTTTCCCTCTGGGTGGCCCCGTCTTGTCTCCAGGTGTTGGGGCTCCAGTCCCCTCACACGCCTGGCCTTGCGGCCCCTGTGACTCTGTGGGCATGCCCacacccctgcccacccctctctCTGGCCCTTTCATCTGTGGAGCCCCAGTACCTGGTTCCCAGCAGGCGCCAGTTAGGGCTGCTCCTGCCCAGGCCTGAGTCAGGGGTGCTCCCAGCTATGCTGGCTGTGCACGCACAGTGCCCACGGATGCTCTGGGGAGGCATCCCCACCTCCAGGCTTGACCCCTGTGGGGAGTGTCCTATCTGGCTCTATTGGCCAGGATGGCCTGGCAGGCTGTGTGGGCTCAGGGGCGCCCCTGCTGGTGGCTCACCCCGTGGGGAGATGGGCTGCCTGTTCTCTGGCCTCGGAGTCACTGCCCTGTGCACTTAATCCCCAGCTCCCTCTTTATAGAGCATCCGCCTGCAGCCTGTCTGGCCCTGGCTGACCGTTGGGGCCTCAGCTGGATCCCTGGTGGTCAGCTGCAGCCCCAGAGCAGTGGGTGGCCCAGCCTGAAATGGTCCTGGTGGGAGAGCAGCCAGCACGAGGCTGTGGGCTTGGGGTGGGACATGGCTGTGTGGGCACATGAGGCCTCAGGAGCTGATGCAGGATTTCAGGTGGGTGGGAGGGATGCTGAGAGTCTGGAGCCCTGGGTCTGCAGCCTGTCCCTTCGCCCTGCTGGGCCCCGTCCAGCTCTGTCTTCGGTGGCCTGGAGCCTCCAGCAAAGACCGGTATGGCCAGTAGGGgatggaggggaggctgggggaacCCCAGGCCTTGTCTTGAGGGACAAGGCCATGACCTTCCACCACCAGGCTTTTCTTGCCCTCGAGGTGCACCCACCCGCCACTCCACCCAACAGGCAGCTCCCCACCCTCTCCCATGGCTCTCTCCTGGCACAGGACTCTGTCTAGGGTGGATACCCCCGACCTCCCTGGGTCTCTAGGACCGCTTGCCCTGGGTCTGCACCCCCCATCCATGTCCCCCCACTCTCCATGTGGAGCCCTGACCTCCCTGTGTCTCACCCCAAGTCCAGGACCCCCTGCTCTGcatatgcacccctgtgtccAGGACCCCCtgacctctctgggtctccccTGTCCAAGACCCCTGTTCTGCCAGCCGTGGCTCTCTGTTGGTGGAGGGTGGTCCTTTTTTCCTGTGCCTCAGGGGCACTGTGTGGCCCTGATGCTCCAGCTGCGGGAGGGTTGTGCCCAGGGAACCCCTGGTCAAGTGTCTGTTGGGAACAGAGCTGACCCAGGGCAGGCGTGGGCGCCCAGGTGGGGATGAGGTTGGTGTCTGTGCCCAAGAGAGGTGGTGGGGAGACAGGCAGTGGGCAGCAGAGCTGAAGGGCccagtggggtggggggcaggggagccTGGGTGCATGTCACCAGAGCAGGGGCTATCCTCCACTGAGACCTGGGGGCGCCTCTGGGCCCCCTGGAGGAAGCTGGGTGGCGATGAGCTGCTTGGGCAGGGGCTGCTTCTGTCAGTCCTTGAGGGTGTCCCGAGCTTCTCATGTGTCCCTCCACCCTGCATGCAAAGCCACGCAGATCGCCGTCCCTCTTCACCCCATGAGTgggcttccctccctccaccttcagcaAGCATGGgcctcccaccaccctccccGCAAGGCATCTTCCCTTCCAGCAAATGGCCCATGCACAGGGCTCCCAAAGACAGGGCCGCCCCATCCCCATCCCGAGGTCCTGGGCatggtgctgggtgctggggcaaCCCTACACTCTCAGCCTTGCATGCCTGAGCTATGCCCTGTGGTGGGTGAGGGGGCTCGGGGGTTCAGGGGCAGTTTGGCCCCTGGACTGAGATGGACAGGGGCAGACCAGGAGCCCCTGAGGGTCTTGGCCTCGTGCAGTGGCTTGCTGTCAGTGAGGGATGTCCTCATGGCCTCCAAGCTGGATTCCAGCCCTACGACTGTGACTAAGCTGGCCTCTGCAGGCAGCAGGAGGAGGCCAGGCCCAGGAGAAGTGCCGCCTGATTCCCAGGCTCCCGGTGGGTGGGCCTCTGGTTGAGGGAGCATGCCTCACCTCCCAGCCAGAGCGGGCTTCTGGGGTGCCCTGTGGTGGGCCGAGATGGGGTCCCCACACAGGGACCACATCCCCAAGCCCAGAAAGCATGGCCACGTAGCCAGCGCCTGGCTGTCGGCCAAGTGAAGCTTGGCATTGAAGGTGGACATTGGGGAAGTGGCATGTCTGGCTTGGTGGACGTGTGTGCCGCTGTGCAGGCGGCCGCTGTGCTTTCTCTGCCCCTACCGGAGACTTCCGTTGGGTCTCTAGTCTAGCCCCAGACCTCAAGACTACCGgctgcctcctcctttccttgGTGTGGccgcccctcttccctcccttggAATTCCAGCTCTGGAGACCACGGCAGAGTCCCCAGGAGTCTCCAGGAGTCTCCGAGCTACTCAAGCCGCTACCTCCTCCCATCCTGGCCCATGGCATCGCCCATCCAGCCCCCGTGCCTGAGACCCACCACCAGAAATCCAGCACAGTTCACAGGCTTGtttgattgtttcttctttttttttgttttgtttgtcacTTTCCCCGTTGTTTGCAACTCACAAGCTATgactaaaataatttctttcatagaaagaaaaggaaaaaaacaacaacacatcTGTTTGTCTAGCTCCAGTGTATGGTGGATATAGCAGCAtcggaaataaaattaaaacaaaaatgcaaaattcaagGCAGAGGAAGGTCGAGTCCCCCGAGGGGAATGCACAAAGGCTCCTCCTGCCTGGAGGGTGGGTCCTCAGGGGCAGGGGTAGGGGGACGTTTCACAGTGGCAGAGGCTGAGCGAGCAGGGGTCTCGCGTGGCAGCACCTGGCCGGAAGTCCATGTGGGCGCTGGTGTAGGAGAGTGGCCTCTCTCGTTCCCAAGCCAGGTGGACCAGTCAGAAGGCGAGGAGGGCCGAGCAGCCAGCCAGAGGCTCCAGGACAACGGCCAGGGATAGGCAGATCTGGCACACCATAGCCGTAGCAGCAGGACCCGGGGGCGAGTCCTGGCCATGAGGGGCTAGGAGGGAGACCACGCCTCTTGGAGCTGTGGGTTCTCTGTCTGCAGCACCGTCATGGGCTTATCCTCCCCAAATTCCCAAACAACTCGATCCAACCCAAAGTGAGCCTCCGAGGCAGGTGAAGGAGCTGGGCGGCCGGGATGGTGGCACAGGCCAGTGGCTCTGGGCTCCCTTCCTGTCTTCCCCTTACAAGAGGCTGTGGAGGAGGGACTGAGGGAGGTGCTGAGGCCAAGAAGGAGGCAAGGGCAGGGCGGGTCAGCAGGCTTTGCTTCTCTCCGTGGATGGAGGGACCCGGTGCAGGTGGGAGATGTTAGGAAGAAGGGAGGGACAGGTGGTGGAACATTGCGACAGCTGCAAAGTAGAGGGCACAGCTGATCAGGCCTAGAGAGCCCTGGCTGGGGCCTGGGCCACAGTAGGGACGGTCACTGGGAAGAGGCCCGGATGTCTGACGCCAGGGCACAGGGCCGCCGGGGCAGAGCGGGGCCTTCGGGCCAGGCCGCTCCTCGGCCTCCCGCTGTCAGGCTCCATCTCCTCCCCCAGACGGAGCCGGTGCCGTTAGTGGGGCTCTGCAGGACGAAGGCTCTCCCCATAGGGCCGACCCCAGGTCGAGGGAGGGGTGCCATAGGCCTCCTGGCGCCCGAAAAGTTCCAGGGCGCTGCACTGGGAGGCTGGCCCCCAGACCCCAGAGGAAGCAGGGACCAGATGCCACCGCACCAGTCTCCGCGGCTGGTTCCACCAGGAGAGCCCTCTACACAGACGAGGCAGGAGGCGGATGGAACCCaagaggtgggctggggaggagggggatggagggCTGAGTCCACAGCCCAGGACCCAGTCCCCTCACGGAGCCCGCCCAGGAGCCCGCCCCACGGGGAGGAGCCCCACTCACCCCTGGAGCCCCGCCCCTCTCGGGAAGCCGCGCCCGCCCCAGGGGACCCCGCCCCCATCAAAAGCCCCGCCCACAAGGGAGCCCCGCCCCAGGGGACCCAGGCCCCACCGGGAGGAGCCCCACCCCCAAGGGAGGAGCCCCACCCCAGGGGACCCCGCCCCCAGCAGGAGCCCAGAATGTATCGGGAGAAGCCCCGCCCCCACTGGGAGGAGCCCCGCCCCACCGGGAGGAGCCCCGCCCCTCTCGCGGAGCCCGCCCGCTACTTGCAGGTGTGCACGTCGTAGACGCGCGCACACTCCTGGCAGCTCACGTAGCAGCACCAGTGGAAGACGCAGTGGCACTTCTCCCGGCGCCGCTCGCTGCGCGCGTTGTGGCCGCGGCCGCAGCACAGCAGGTCGCAGCCGTCGATGCCGTGCGAGCTCACGTTGCAGGTGCGGTCGCGCGTGCCGAAGGAGCCCGTCTCGGGGTTGGGCTCGCAGAAGTTGGGCGAAGCCTCGTAGTAGACCAGGTCGCGCTCCGTGGGCACCTTGAAGTGGGTGTAGCGCGGCCGCAGCGTCTCCACCCAGCCGCGCGACTCGCGGTGCTTCTCCACCACCATCTCCGAGGCGCTGTCGTACTTGTCCTTGAGGAAGTCACCGATGGCGCGGAAGTCGGGCTGCGACCACCAGCAGGTCTTCACCTCGCAGCTGCCCGACAGCCCGTGGCACTTGCACTTGAGGTGCATGTGGCTGGCGATGGCCTGCAGGGGCGTGCGAGCGGGGGCGTCAGGGCCGGCCGGCGCCCGGTGGGTCTGCGCGGGACCGGTCTCCTCGGCCGTGCTCCTTGCCCACAGTCCCCGCCAAGCTCGCCTGGCAAAAGCGGCCCCCCTGTCAGCTCGCTAAAGCGCCCTCTCCGTGGGCTCCAGCGCCGCCCCTTCGCGCGCCGTCTCTGGGCACCCGAGATCGCCAGAGGGCAGGGCCTAGGAGGGCCCCTCTTTCGTGGGCTGCATCTACTTCTACAGCAGCTATGACccagtgaaggaaggaaggggctgtGACGTGTGGGGGTGGCGGTGCCAGCGTGCAAGCAGGAAGACGTTCATTCTCACCAGGAGAGCCCAAGACCCCCAGCCCGGAGGAGGTAGGCACCAGCTGCTGGCAAGGCTGGAAGCTGACCAGAGCGTGGGTAACGGGAGTGGCTTGAGCAGGGCACCTTCAGGGCCCAGGAAGCTGGGTTTATCGGACTGTAGGGGACTGCAGGgtggcagaaagaggaggagagaggcagtgCTGGGGGTCAGGCTGTGGGGCTTGGGTGCCAGAGGGTGACCAACCAGC
This region of Equus quagga isolate Etosha38 chromosome 7, UCLA_HA_Equagga_1.0, whole genome shotgun sequence genomic DNA includes:
- the WNT3A gene encoding protein Wnt-3a isoform X1 produces the protein MAPLGYFLFLCGLKQALGSYPIWWSLALGPQYSSLGTQPILCASIPGLVPKQLRFCRNYVEIMPSVAEGVKISIQECQHQFRGRRWNCTTVNNSLAIFGPVLDKATRESAFVHAIASAGVAFAVTRSCAEGSAAICGCSGRQQGSPGEGWKWGGCSEDIEFGGMVSREFADARENRPDARSAMNRHNNEAGRQAIASHMHLKCKCHGLSGSCEVKTCWWSQPDFRAIGDFLKDKYDSASEMVVEKHRESRGWVETLRPRYTHFKVPTERDLVYYEASPNFCEPNPETGSFGTRDRTCNVSSHGIDGCDLLCCGRGHNARSERRREKCHCVFHWCCYPTSWVPSASCLVCVEGSPGGTSRGDWCGGIWSLLPLGSGGQPPSAAPWNFSGARRPMAPLPRPGVGPMGRAFVLQSPTNGTGSVWGRRWSLTAGGRGAAWPEGPALPRRPCALASDIRASSQ